A genomic region of Xanthomonas fragariae contains the following coding sequences:
- the ftsY gene encoding signal recognition particle-docking protein FtsY, translated as MASFFRRNKPTTPDSSRTSRYSLEELAAAFPTAPSAATPASPGEARPTAEPSTTQTPAPVATPAPAVPARTEPVTSAPAVTTPAAAPAQQLAQDIAARTAEAQSIAAVPTASVPPATPAPSALQALPDPIPSSAPSGPASVVVPPVVVQPQTTLVPPAAERVRSVPPSQSAAPGAAAPPISAAPVAASPVATPVPTATPVAATPAVTPSVVTETAIVTAPAAAQDSDSIAGQRDALPAAPAGKPGWRERLRNSTFARSFGGLFSRNPKLDEDLLDEIETALITADVGIGATTALVEGLRKRMNSREFVDAQAMFKALRADLIALLQPVSKPLIIDRSAKPFVVLTVGVNGVGKTTTIGKLAKRFKDEGNSLMLAAGDTFRAAAVAQLQAWGDRNGVAVIAQGQNADAASVAFDALKAAKARGTDVLIADTAGRLHTQTGLMNELGKIRRVLGKIDAAAPHEVLMVIDGTTGQNAISQLRQFHAAVGVSGLVVTKLDGTAKGGVVFALAREFNIPIRFAGIGERPEDLRVFDPVAFVYALLPEALGS; from the coding sequence ATGGCCAGCTTTTTCCGCCGCAACAAGCCAACCACGCCCGACAGCTCGCGTACTTCGCGCTACAGCCTGGAAGAACTGGCAGCCGCATTCCCAACCGCTCCGTCTGCCGCCACGCCGGCATCGCCGGGCGAGGCAAGGCCGACTGCCGAGCCCAGCACAACACAGACACCAGCGCCGGTTGCGACGCCTGCACCTGCTGTACCCGCACGCACTGAACCTGTCACTTCGGCACCAGCAGTAACGACTCCTGCCGCGGCACCGGCCCAACAGCTTGCGCAGGACATTGCCGCGCGCACCGCCGAGGCGCAGAGCATTGCAGCCGTGCCAACGGCATCTGTGCCGCCGGCAACGCCCGCGCCTTCCGCTTTGCAGGCGCTGCCCGATCCGATTCCGTCTAGCGCGCCGAGCGGCCCCGCATCGGTTGTGGTGCCGCCGGTTGTTGTGCAACCGCAGACCACACTGGTGCCGCCTGCCGCTGAGCGTGTGCGATCTGTGCCGCCGTCTCAGAGCGCCGCTCCTGGGGCCGCTGCACCGCCGATCTCGGCAGCGCCGGTCGCCGCTTCGCCCGTCGCAACACCTGTGCCTACAGCGACACCGGTTGCCGCAACTCCGGCCGTCACTCCCTCTGTGGTGACCGAAACAGCCATCGTCACCGCCCCGGCGGCGGCGCAGGACAGCGACAGCATCGCCGGCCAGCGCGACGCGCTACCGGCCGCGCCGGCCGGCAAGCCGGGTTGGCGCGAACGTCTGCGCAACAGCACCTTCGCGCGTAGTTTCGGTGGGCTGTTCTCGCGCAACCCCAAGCTTGACGAGGATTTGCTCGACGAAATCGAGACCGCGCTGATCACCGCCGACGTCGGCATCGGCGCGACCACTGCGTTGGTCGAAGGCCTGCGCAAGCGCATGAATTCGCGCGAGTTTGTCGATGCGCAGGCGATGTTCAAGGCACTGCGCGCCGACCTGATCGCGCTGCTGCAGCCGGTCTCCAAGCCGTTGATCATCGACCGCTCGGCCAAGCCATTCGTGGTGCTCACTGTCGGCGTCAACGGCGTCGGCAAGACCACCACCATCGGCAAGCTCGCCAAGCGCTTCAAGGACGAAGGCAACAGCCTGATGCTGGCCGCCGGCGACACCTTCCGCGCTGCCGCAGTCGCGCAATTGCAAGCCTGGGGCGATCGCAACGGGGTAGCCGTGATCGCGCAGGGACAGAACGCCGATGCCGCATCTGTCGCGTTCGACGCACTGAAGGCCGCCAAGGCGCGCGGCACCGACGTGCTAATTGCCGATACCGCCGGCCGCCTGCACACCCAGACCGGCCTGATGAATGAGCTCGGCAAGATCCGCCGCGTACTCGGCAAGATCGACGCCGCTGCCCCCCACGAAGTGTTGATGGTCATCGATGGCACCACCGGCCAGAACGCAATCTCGCAGCTGCGTCAGTTCCATGCCGCGGTCGGCGTCAGCGGTCTGGTCGTGACCAAGCTCGATGGCACCGCAAAGGGCGGCGTGGTGTTTGCGCTGGCACGCGAGTTCAACATTCCGATCCGCTTCGCAGGCATTGGCGAGCGCCCGGAGGATCTGCGCGTGTTCGATCCAGTGGCCTTCGTCTATGCGTTGTTGCCGGAAGCATTGGGCAGCTGA
- the mutY gene encoding A/G-specific adenine glycosylase, giving the protein MPADYAAPAADAFVDRLLHWFDGHGRHDLPWQHPRAPYRVWLSEIMLQQTQVAVVVPYFQKFVASFPTLADLAAADNDTVMAHWAGLGYYARARNLHAAARQCVALHDGELPRDFAALLALPGVGRSTAGAILSQAWNDRFPIMDGNVKRVMTRFHGIGGYPGLPVVEKQLWQLASTHVAHVPAGRLADYTQAQMDFGATLCTRTKPACVLCPLQDDCVARCDGLVEALPTPKPCKQLPEREATALLLENADKHILLQRRPPTGIWASLWTLPQAGTDAGMRAWFATHIDGDYERADEMPLIVHTFSHYRLHLQPLRVRKVALRPAVRDTDDLRWVARADLGSLGLPAPIRKLLDAL; this is encoded by the coding sequence ATGCCCGCCGACTACGCCGCTCCCGCCGCTGACGCTTTCGTCGACCGTCTGCTGCACTGGTTCGACGGCCACGGTCGCCACGATCTGCCCTGGCAGCATCCGCGTGCACCGTACCGGGTATGGTTGTCGGAAATCATGCTGCAGCAGACACAGGTTGCGGTGGTCGTTCCGTATTTCCAGAAGTTCGTCGCCAGCTTCCCGACCCTGGCCGACTTGGCCGCAGCCGACAACGACACGGTGATGGCGCACTGGGCCGGGCTGGGCTACTACGCACGTGCACGCAATCTGCATGCCGCTGCCAGGCAATGCGTCGCCTTGCATGATGGCGAGCTGCCGCGCGATTTCGCTGCACTGCTCGCGCTACCGGGTGTCGGACGCAGCACAGCAGGCGCCATCCTCAGCCAAGCCTGGAACGACCGCTTTCCGATCATGGATGGCAACGTCAAACGGGTGATGACGCGCTTCCACGGCATTGGCGGCTACCCCGGCCTGCCGGTGGTCGAAAAGCAGTTGTGGCAGCTGGCCTCAACGCATGTGGCGCACGTTCCAGCCGGTCGCCTGGCCGACTACACGCAGGCGCAAATGGATTTCGGCGCCACGCTGTGCACGCGTACAAAACCGGCGTGCGTGCTGTGTCCGCTGCAGGACGATTGCGTGGCGCGGTGCGATGGACTGGTCGAAGCGTTGCCCACACCCAAGCCCTGCAAGCAACTGCCCGAACGCGAGGCCACCGCGCTACTGCTCGAAAACGCAGACAAGCACATCCTGCTGCAACGCCGTCCGCCGACCGGCATCTGGGCCTCGTTATGGACGCTACCGCAAGCCGGGACCGACGCCGGCATGCGCGCATGGTTCGCAACGCATATCGATGGCGACTACGAGCGCGCCGATGAGATGCCGCTGATCGTGCACACCTTCAGTCATTACCGCCTGCATCTGCAGCCCTTGCGCGTGCGCAAGGTCGCGCTGCGCCCCGCCGTGCGCGACACTGACGACCTACGCTGGGTTGCCCGTGCCGATCTCGGATCGCTGGGCTTGCCGGCGCCCATCCGCAAGCTGCTCGACGCACTCTAG
- a CDS encoding oxidative damage protection protein translates to MSRTVFCQYQQSDTEGLDFVPYPGELGQRIFAQIGKTAWQAWLAHQTMLINENRLSPRDPMHRAFLEAELQKFLFERNASKPEGYVAPLSEE, encoded by the coding sequence ATGTCCCGCACCGTGTTTTGCCAGTACCAGCAAAGCGACACCGAAGGTCTGGATTTTGTGCCGTATCCCGGCGAACTCGGCCAGCGCATCTTCGCGCAGATCGGCAAGACTGCCTGGCAAGCGTGGCTGGCGCACCAGACCATGTTGATCAACGAAAACCGGCTCTCGCCGCGCGACCCCATGCACCGTGCCTTTCTCGAAGCCGAGCTGCAGAAGTTCCTGTTCGAGCGCAACGCCAGCAAGCCGGAGGGCTATGTCGCGCCGTTGAGTGAGGAATAA
- a CDS encoding class I SAM-dependent methyltransferase, protein MPGYQTQIHELTFGQLTYVIRALADKQQYADPDESAAEAGISSAQWSLFGQVWPAGQLLAEAMATRPVDGKRILELGCGLGLASLVLRRRGADVVASDHHPLAEVFLAYNAALNGLESLPYRRLDWNTGAPNMGQFDMIIASDVLYETRHATMLAKLIPELAKPSCEIVISDPGRGNANALSRMLADIGFSLIADERQASAQVAKAPRLFVYRRNLDNW, encoded by the coding sequence ATGCCGGGCTACCAGACCCAGATCCACGAGTTGACCTTCGGGCAGCTGACCTACGTCATCCGCGCGCTGGCGGACAAGCAGCAATACGCGGACCCCGATGAGAGCGCTGCCGAGGCCGGCATCTCATCGGCGCAGTGGAGCCTGTTCGGCCAAGTCTGGCCCGCCGGCCAGTTGTTGGCCGAAGCGATGGCCACGCGACCGGTCGACGGCAAGCGCATCCTTGAGCTTGGCTGCGGCCTGGGCCTTGCGAGTCTGGTGTTGCGCAGACGCGGCGCCGATGTGGTCGCCAGCGACCACCATCCGTTGGCGGAAGTGTTTCTGGCCTACAACGCGGCACTCAACGGGCTGGAATCGTTGCCGTATCGCCGTCTCGACTGGAACACCGGCGCGCCCAACATGGGCCAGTTCGACATGATCATCGCCAGCGACGTGCTTTACGAAACCCGCCACGCCACCATGCTGGCCAAGCTGATCCCCGAGCTCGCCAAACCCTCGTGCGAGATCGTCATCAGCGATCCCGGCCGCGGCAATGCCAACGCGCTGTCGCGCATGCTGGCGGATATCGGGTTTTCATTGATCGCCGACGAACGTCAAGCATCGGCACAAGTGGCCAAGGCCCCACGTCTGTTCGTGTATCGCCGCAACCTGGACAACTGGTAG
- a CDS encoding KGG domain-containing protein yields the protein MANQNDNKGGTSNRGFASMDEEKQREIAAKGGKAAHESGNAHEFTSEEAREAGKKGGQASGGGNNR from the coding sequence ATGGCAAATCAGAACGACAACAAGGGTGGCACCAGTAACCGCGGTTTTGCTTCGATGGACGAAGAAAAGCAGCGCGAAATCGCCGCCAAGGGCGGCAAGGCAGCGCATGAAAGTGGCAACGCGCATGAATTCACGTCGGAAGAAGCGCGCGAAGCCGGCAAGAAAGGCGGCCAAGCGAGCGGCGGCGGCAATAACCGCTAA
- a CDS encoding lipocalin family protein: MRLPRLLLSFVALLPLTTFAQQPVRAVPQLDISRYAGQWHEIAHLPVPFQKKCRSDITASYTLRDDGLIGVRNRCRTADGGLTQAQGVARPVDGQPGQLQVRFAPEWLSWLPLVWADYWVIALDPDYQWAVIGEPDRKYLWVLSRSPHMQSTQFEQLKTQATQMGYDLSPLIVVAPLF; this comes from the coding sequence ATGCGCCTGCCCCGCCTGCTGTTGTCGTTCGTCGCCTTGCTGCCGCTGACTACGTTCGCGCAACAGCCGGTGCGTGCGGTGCCGCAGCTGGACATCTCACGCTACGCCGGGCAGTGGCACGAAATCGCACACCTGCCGGTGCCGTTTCAGAAGAAGTGCCGCAGCGACATCACCGCCAGCTATACCCTGCGCGACGATGGCTTGATCGGTGTGCGCAACCGCTGCCGCACCGCCGATGGCGGCTTGACCCAGGCCCAAGGCGTGGCCCGCCCGGTTGATGGCCAGCCCGGGCAATTGCAGGTGCGCTTCGCCCCGGAATGGCTGAGTTGGCTGCCGTTGGTGTGGGCCGACTACTGGGTGATCGCGCTCGACCCGGATTACCAATGGGCGGTGATCGGCGAGCCGGATCGCAAGTACCTGTGGGTCCTGTCGCGCTCGCCGCACATGCAGAGCACACAGTTCGAACAACTCAAGACCCAGGCCACGCAGATGGGTTACGACCTGTCGCCACTAATCGTGGTTGCACCGTTGTTCTGA
- a CDS encoding LEA type 2 family protein, whose translation MRRAYRLLLVSLACSLLLSACGGAVRRVSEPAASIQQLTVRPDGAWSVDLRLQNYSSIPMQFERVALEISAGEQVVGKLDQVVGISIGPETADVVTVDLQPTSLGRITVADVLAGGRSLPYTLKGKVWATPQDKKQRDFSVESRNTLSPAPGLDGVLR comes from the coding sequence ATGCGTCGTGCCTATCGCCTTCTTCTTGTTTCGCTGGCCTGCAGCCTGCTGCTGAGCGCCTGCGGTGGCGCGGTGCGCCGGGTCTCCGAACCTGCGGCCAGCATCCAGCAGCTCACGGTACGTCCCGATGGCGCGTGGTCGGTCGACCTGCGGCTGCAGAACTACAGCAGCATCCCGATGCAGTTCGAGCGTGTGGCGCTGGAGATCTCCGCAGGCGAACAGGTGGTCGGTAAGCTCGACCAGGTCGTAGGCATTTCGATCGGGCCGGAGACCGCCGACGTGGTGACCGTCGACCTGCAACCAACCTCCTTGGGGCGCATCACTGTGGCCGACGTGCTCGCTGGCGGACGCTCGCTGCCGTACACGCTCAAGGGCAAGGTGTGGGCGACCCCGCAGGACAAAAAGCAGCGCGATTTCAGCGTCGAGTCACGCAACACGCTCAGCCCGGCCCCCGGCCTCGACGGCGTGCTGCGCTGA
- a CDS encoding acyl-CoA dehydrogenase C-terminal domain-containing protein → MSNYTAPLTDFRFALHDVLGADALFARLGYTDASADIIDAVLEEAGRFTSQVLAPLNSVGDEIGCAFDKSTHAVTTPPGFRAAYDQFVEGGWNGLTAETQFGGQGMPHTLGVPLSEMINAANLAWGNFPMLSHGAMEALRQHGQAWQKDIFLKPLIDGRWTGTMCLTEPHCGTDLGLLKTRAEPSADGSYAITGTKIFITAGEHDLTDNIVHLVLAKLPDAPAGAKGISLFVTPKFKVDRDGAVGERNALHCGSIEHKMGIKGSVTCVMNFEGAQGYLVGQPHKGLQAMFTMMNTARLGVGLQGIGLSERAYQNALRYTRERLQSRALSGAKFPNKPADPIIMHPDVRRMLLTIKSLTEGSRLLALHAASLVDVSHRGQSERERADAETLVSFLTPISKACQTEWSIENTYHALQCFGGHGYIREYGMEQLARDARITTIYEGTTGIQALDLIGRKTAASQAAGLKLFLADVETFANAQDGNAALAEFIKPLRDKCSEWAMLTRDVLDRAARNPDELGAASYDYLFYSGYVVLAYWWARSVAAADASTHSEDFKRSKRETARFYFARVLPRTLTHAATIRSGAASLMTLEAELFGEG, encoded by the coding sequence ATGAGCAACTACACCGCCCCGCTGACCGATTTCCGCTTCGCCCTGCACGACGTGCTCGGCGCTGACGCCCTGTTCGCCCGGCTCGGCTACACCGACGCCAGCGCAGACATCATCGATGCCGTGCTTGAAGAAGCCGGCCGCTTCACCTCACAGGTGCTGGCGCCACTCAATAGCGTGGGCGATGAAATCGGCTGCGCGTTCGACAAGAGCACCCACGCGGTGACCACCCCACCCGGCTTCCGTGCGGCTTACGACCAGTTTGTCGAAGGCGGCTGGAATGGGCTGACCGCCGAGACGCAGTTCGGTGGCCAGGGCATGCCGCACACGCTGGGCGTACCGCTGAGCGAAATGATCAACGCCGCCAACCTGGCCTGGGGCAACTTCCCGATGCTCTCGCACGGCGCGATGGAAGCGCTGCGCCAGCACGGCCAGGCTTGGCAAAAGGACATTTTCCTTAAACCGCTGATCGATGGCCGCTGGACCGGCACCATGTGCCTGACCGAGCCGCATTGCGGCACCGATCTGGGCCTGCTCAAGACCCGCGCCGAACCCAGTGCCGACGGCAGCTACGCCATTACCGGCACCAAGATCTTCATCACCGCCGGCGAGCACGACCTCACTGACAACATTGTGCATCTGGTGCTGGCCAAGCTGCCGGATGCACCGGCCGGCGCCAAGGGCATCTCGCTGTTCGTCACCCCCAAGTTCAAGGTAGACCGCGACGGCGCCGTGGGCGAGCGCAATGCCCTGCACTGTGGCTCGATCGAGCACAAGATGGGCATCAAAGGCTCGGTGACCTGCGTGATGAACTTCGAGGGCGCACAGGGCTATCTGGTCGGCCAACCGCACAAAGGCTTGCAGGCCATGTTTACCATGATGAACACCGCCCGCCTGGGCGTGGGCCTGCAAGGCATCGGCCTGTCAGAACGCGCCTACCAGAACGCGCTGCGCTATACCCGCGAGCGTCTGCAATCGCGCGCGCTCAGCGGCGCCAAGTTCCCCAATAAGCCAGCCGACCCGATCATCATGCATCCGGACGTGCGCCGCATGCTGCTTACCATCAAGTCACTGACCGAAGGTAGCCGGCTGCTGGCGTTGCACGCTGCCAGCTTGGTCGACGTCAGCCACCGCGGGCAAAGCGAGCGGGAACGTGCCGATGCCGAGACGCTGGTGAGCTTCCTTACTCCGATTTCCAAGGCCTGCCAGACCGAGTGGTCGATCGAGAACACCTACCACGCGCTGCAGTGCTTCGGCGGCCATGGCTACATCCGCGAATACGGCATGGAACAGCTGGCCCGCGATGCGCGCATCACCACCATCTACGAAGGCACTACCGGCATCCAGGCGCTGGACCTGATCGGCCGCAAGACCGCCGCCAGCCAAGCTGCCGGGTTGAAGCTGTTCCTGGCCGATGTCGAAACCTTCGCCAATGCGCAGGACGGCAATGCCGCGCTCGCGGAGTTCATCAAGCCACTGCGCGACAAGTGCAGCGAGTGGGCAATGCTGACCCGCGACGTGCTCGATCGTGCCGCCCGCAACCCGGACGAACTCGGCGCTGCCAGCTACGACTATCTGTTTTATTCCGGCTACGTGGTGCTGGCGTACTGGTGGGCGCGCAGCGTGGCCGCTGCCGACGCGTCCACGCACAGCGAAGATTTCAAGCGCTCCAAGCGCGAGACCGCGCGCTTCTATTTCGCACGCGTCCTGCCGCGCACGCTGACTCACGCCGCCACCATCCGCAGTGGCGCCGCATCGCTGATGACGCTGGAGGCGGAGCTGTTCGGCGAAGGCTGA
- a CDS encoding HNH endonuclease — METDTNAGDVIVLGGNCTPVAGGAVAAVQQLPTLRLLSLDAHGRVLDWINWQDAACLYARDAVSWTLGEPCMQIHGGTSRLTGERSTLELHPIIAARGHARSRALDPTPTLSNTALFARDSQLCMYCGQHFSRPHLTRDHVMPVSKGGRDSWENVVTACFQCNSRKANRTPQQAHMPLLAVPYRPSWIEHLILSNRNILSDQMTFLRAQLPKRSKLSF; from the coding sequence ATGGAGACAGACACGAATGCAGGTGATGTGATCGTCCTCGGAGGCAATTGCACTCCGGTCGCGGGCGGCGCTGTCGCTGCGGTCCAGCAGCTTCCTACCCTGCGACTGCTCTCGCTCGATGCGCATGGCCGCGTACTTGACTGGATCAACTGGCAAGACGCCGCCTGTTTGTATGCGCGCGACGCGGTGTCGTGGACGCTGGGCGAGCCCTGCATGCAGATTCATGGCGGCACCTCGCGCCTGACCGGCGAGCGCAGCACGCTGGAATTGCACCCCATCATTGCCGCGCGCGGCCATGCCCGCTCGCGTGCGCTAGACCCGACCCCGACGCTCAGCAACACCGCCTTGTTCGCGCGCGACTCGCAGCTGTGCATGTATTGCGGCCAACATTTCAGCCGCCCCCATCTGACCCGCGATCACGTGATGCCGGTGTCCAAGGGCGGCCGCGACAGCTGGGAAAACGTGGTGACCGCCTGTTTCCAGTGCAACTCGCGCAAGGCCAACCGCACCCCGCAGCAGGCGCATATGCCGCTGCTGGCGGTGCCGTACCGACCGAGCTGGATCGAGCATCTAATCCTGTCCAACCGCAACATCCTCTCCGATCAAATGACCTTTCTGCGGGCGCAGCTGCCTAAGCGCTCGAAGCTGTCGTTTTAA
- the dxs gene encoding 1-deoxy-D-xylulose-5-phosphate synthase: protein MIDSTRYPRLSRIQTPDDLRRFDEAELTAIAEELRSYLIESVGKSGGHFAAGLGVIELTVALHYLYQTPVDQLVWDVGHQTYPHKILTGRRDQIHTVKQKDGVAPFPKREESIYDTFGVGHSSTSISAALGMAIATQRNGDDRKVVAVIGDGAMTAGMVYEALNHAGGMDPEPNLLVILNDNRMSISEAVGGLTKMLGRASGSRTLNAIREGGKKILGNKKNNPTARFVRRWEEHWKGMFVPSTLFEEMGFHYTGPIDGHDLPGLVGALKTLKTLKGPQLLHVITTKGKGYELAEGDQIGYHAVGPFDPSTGLVANAGARKPTYTDVFSDWVCDMAAAEPTLLVITPAMREGSGLVRFSKEYPQRYFDVAIAEQHAVTLAAGMATQGAKPVVAIYSTFLQRGYDQLVHDVAVQQLDVLFAIDRSGVVGPDGATHAGNLDLSFLRCVPHMVVMAPANEAECRQMLTTGVRYEGPAAVRYPRGTGPGIALDTSLATLPIGKAQLRHSGAGIALLGFGVTVEAAEAVGRELGLTVVNMRFVKPLDKAMLLELAKTHEGFVTIEDNVIAGGAGSGVSELLNAQGITLPMLHLGLPDSFQHHASREDLLAEAGIDHAGIRAAVLKRWPQLMVGSKPSLNAAAG, encoded by the coding sequence ATGATCGACTCCACCCGCTATCCGCGCCTGTCCCGCATCCAGACTCCCGACGATCTGCGTCGCTTCGACGAGGCCGAGCTCACGGCGATCGCCGAAGAGCTGCGGTCCTACCTGATCGAGTCGGTGGGCAAGAGCGGTGGGCACTTCGCGGCCGGCCTAGGCGTGATCGAACTCACTGTCGCCCTGCATTACCTGTATCAGACTCCGGTCGATCAGCTGGTGTGGGACGTCGGTCATCAGACCTACCCGCACAAAATTCTTACCGGCCGGCGCGACCAGATCCACACGGTCAAGCAGAAGGACGGCGTTGCGCCGTTCCCCAAGCGCGAAGAAAGCATCTACGACACTTTCGGCGTCGGCCATTCGTCCACCTCGATCTCGGCCGCGCTCGGCATGGCGATCGCCACCCAGCGCAACGGCGACGATCGCAAGGTAGTGGCAGTGATCGGCGATGGCGCCATGACCGCCGGCATGGTCTATGAAGCACTCAACCACGCCGGCGGCATGGACCCGGAGCCGAACCTGCTGGTGATCCTCAACGACAACCGCATGTCGATCTCCGAAGCGGTCGGCGGGCTGACCAAGATGCTCGGCCGTGCCAGCGGCAGCCGCACCCTCAACGCCATCCGCGAGGGCGGCAAGAAGATCCTCGGCAACAAGAAGAACAATCCCACGGCGCGCTTCGTGCGGCGTTGGGAAGAACACTGGAAAGGCATGTTTGTGCCGTCCACGCTGTTCGAAGAAATGGGCTTCCACTACACCGGCCCGATCGACGGACACGACCTGCCGGGCCTGGTCGGCGCACTGAAGACCTTGAAGACCCTCAAGGGTCCGCAGTTGCTGCACGTCATCACCACCAAGGGCAAGGGTTACGAACTGGCCGAAGGAGATCAGATCGGCTACCACGCGGTCGGTCCGTTCGATCCGAGCACGGGTCTGGTGGCCAATGCCGGCGCCAGGAAGCCGACCTACACCGATGTCTTCAGCGACTGGGTCTGCGACATGGCCGCAGCCGAGCCCACGCTGTTAGTGATCACCCCGGCGATGCGCGAAGGCTCGGGCCTGGTGCGTTTCAGCAAGGAATACCCGCAGCGCTATTTCGACGTGGCGATCGCCGAGCAGCACGCAGTTACGCTGGCGGCGGGCATGGCGACCCAGGGTGCCAAACCGGTGGTGGCGATCTATTCCACCTTCCTGCAGCGCGGCTACGACCAGTTGGTGCACGACGTGGCGGTGCAGCAGTTGGACGTGCTGTTTGCGATCGATCGCAGTGGCGTGGTGGGCCCGGACGGTGCCACCCACGCCGGCAATCTGGATCTGAGCTTCCTGCGCTGCGTGCCGCATATGGTGGTGATGGCACCGGCCAACGAAGCCGAGTGCCGTCAGATGCTGACCACCGGCGTGCGTTACGAAGGCCCGGCCGCGGTGCGCTACCCGCGCGGCACCGGCCCCGGTATTGCACTCGACACTTCGCTTGCCACCCTGCCGATTGGCAAGGCACAGCTGCGCCACAGCGGCGCAGGCATCGCCCTTCTCGGCTTCGGCGTGACTGTGGAAGCAGCAGAAGCGGTGGGACGCGAACTTGGCCTGACCGTGGTCAACATGCGCTTCGTCAAACCGCTCGACAAGGCGATGCTGCTGGAACTAGCCAAGACCCACGAAGGCTTTGTCACCATCGAAGACAACGTCATCGCCGGTGGCGCCGGCTCAGGCGTGTCGGAGCTGCTCAATGCCCAGGGCATCACCCTGCCGATGCTGCACCTGGGCCTGCCCGACAGCTTCCAGCACCACGCCAGCCGCGAAGACCTGCTGGCCGAGGCCGGCATCGACCATGCCGGCATTCGTGCCGCCGTGCTCAAGCGCTGGCCGCAGCTGATGGTTGGCAGCAAGCCGTCGTTGAACGCTGCTGCGGGTTGA
- a CDS encoding WecB/TagA/CpsF family glycosyltransferase has product MMQGQRVDVGTTGVDNLATPPGVVIPLGGFPVLSTTQEAFALDLFHALAAGQPRRVFFANTNFIVQCQALRMRMREPSVRIVNDGIGMDLAARLIHGRRFAGNLNGTDLIPYLCRESAQPLKFFLLGGRPGVGKTAAATLTGTLGQQVVGMCDGYGEFAAAGEGLAERINRSGANVLLVAFGNPLQERWILDHSHALSVPLVFGVGALLDFLSGTAKRAPNWVRRLHLEWMYRLLNEPRRLLKRYSWDLLVFFRTCLRAGKHLP; this is encoded by the coding sequence ATGATGCAGGGTCAGCGCGTGGATGTGGGTACAACGGGCGTGGACAACCTCGCAACACCGCCAGGTGTGGTGATTCCACTCGGCGGGTTTCCGGTGTTGTCCACAACGCAGGAAGCGTTTGCGCTGGATCTGTTTCATGCACTGGCGGCCGGCCAGCCGCGTCGGGTCTTTTTCGCCAACACCAATTTCATCGTGCAGTGCCAGGCGCTGCGGATGCGCATGCGCGAACCCAGCGTGCGCATCGTCAACGATGGCATCGGGATGGATCTGGCAGCGCGGTTGATCCACGGCCGCCGCTTCGCTGGCAATCTCAACGGCACCGATCTGATTCCCTATCTGTGCCGCGAAAGCGCGCAGCCACTGAAGTTCTTCCTGTTGGGCGGGCGCCCCGGGGTGGGCAAGACTGCAGCGGCGACCTTGACTGGCACGCTCGGGCAACAGGTGGTTGGCATGTGTGACGGCTATGGTGAGTTTGCTGCAGCAGGCGAGGGCTTGGCCGAGCGCATCAATCGCTCGGGTGCCAATGTGCTGCTAGTGGCGTTCGGCAATCCGTTGCAGGAGCGCTGGATCCTTGATCACAGCCATGCGCTGAGTGTGCCGCTGGTGTTCGGTGTTGGTGCATTGCTCGACTTTTTGTCCGGCACCGCCAAGCGCGCTCCCAATTGGGTGCGTCGCCTGCATCTGGAATGGATGTATCGGCTGCTCAACGAGCCGCGCCGCCTGCTTAAGCGTTATAGCTGGGATCTGCTGGTGTTCTTCCGCACCTGTCTGCGCGCGGGCAAGCACTTGCCGTGA